A genomic segment from Gracilimonas sediminicola encodes:
- a CDS encoding nucleotide excision repair endonuclease: MTLDLFEPTAITQKERVNKAMGEELPPHEPGVYTMYDKHDQVLYVGKGKDLQQRITSYRYSKSKKVQRMIAHLERISYEVCNTETDAILLENLLIRSLRPPFNHANKKPETYYYISTARRGNKKEFRLSMRVLDDYPEVYGCFKGHLKTRKGLGALLKLLFVQETSITSAHYLPSQLLNRITPQKFQLRLDEESGFLVDQFLKGSSSLLADHFEEHIMNLTFKDRFTSTYFDNELELLRMFFTLGPQRNYRMKNELGLRSELINQDEIDDLLTLMKEG; this comes from the coding sequence GTGACTTTAGACCTGTTTGAACCCACTGCCATCACCCAAAAAGAACGGGTGAACAAAGCCATGGGAGAGGAGCTTCCTCCCCATGAGCCGGGCGTTTATACCATGTACGACAAGCACGACCAGGTATTATATGTGGGCAAGGGAAAAGACCTGCAGCAGCGCATTACCTCTTATCGGTATTCCAAGTCAAAAAAGGTGCAGCGAATGATTGCCCACCTGGAGCGTATAAGCTACGAAGTGTGTAATACGGAAACGGATGCCATTCTGCTTGAGAACCTGCTTATTCGTTCATTACGTCCGCCTTTCAATCATGCCAACAAAAAACCGGAGACCTATTATTATATTTCCACGGCGCGCCGGGGCAACAAGAAGGAGTTCCGCTTATCCATGCGGGTGCTGGATGATTATCCGGAAGTGTATGGCTGCTTTAAAGGTCACCTTAAAACGCGAAAAGGACTCGGCGCACTGCTGAAGCTGCTTTTTGTGCAGGAAACGAGCATCACCAGCGCCCATTATCTACCCAGCCAGCTACTAAACCGGATCACCCCTCAAAAATTTCAGCTTCGGCTGGATGAGGAATCCGGATTTTTAGTGGATCAGTTTCTGAAAGGGTCTTCCAGCCTGCTGGCCGATCATTTTGAAGAGCATATCATGAACCTGACGTTCAAAGACCGGTTCACCTCAACCTACTTTGACAACGAACTGGAACTGCTTCGGATGTTTTTCACCCTGGGTCCGCAACGGAATTACCGGATGAAGAACGAACTTGGTCTGCGTTCAGAGCTTATCAACCAGGATGAAATTGATGACCTGCTGACACTTATGAAAGAAGGGTAA
- a CDS encoding type II toxin-antitoxin system Phd/YefM family antitoxin — protein sequence MKTELVTTLKRQATKLLKELREEKEPVLITEHGKPSAYLVDVDHFEHIQKKLSLLEGLARGEKAILEGRIVPHAEAKKRMARWLE from the coding sequence ATGAAAACCGAATTAGTCACAACGCTTAAACGTCAAGCAACTAAACTTCTCAAAGAGTTACGAGAGGAAAAAGAACCTGTGCTAATTACTGAGCATGGAAAACCTTCAGCATATCTTGTGGATGTGGATCATTTTGAACACATTCAAAAAAAATTATCTCTTCTTGAAGGATTGGCTCGCGGTGAGAAAGCAATTCTTGAGGGCCGTATTGTTCCCCATGCCGAGGCGAAAAAGCGCATGGCAAGATGGCTCGAATAA
- a CDS encoding nitroreductase family protein: MNTEEAIQKRRTLKLRVNPDEPLPVTKGEEFNKTIERLIELAGQAPFHYQSAESHQKKKLTGAEPWRFHVLDGESCRQLLKSLKKEEPMKASDGIKQMLAAADALILATWLPERSRSLSRKFHPNVKNMEHIAATGAAIQNLLLAATAKGVINYWSSGGCLRKPKVLEFLGIPRQEILLGAVFLFPDEYPDSVQTKPGKNAEARGNLTDYMEWVEL, encoded by the coding sequence ATGAATACGGAAGAAGCCATACAAAAACGCCGGACCCTGAAATTGAGGGTAAATCCGGATGAACCTTTGCCGGTGACTAAAGGGGAAGAATTTAACAAAACCATCGAGCGGCTGATTGAGCTGGCCGGGCAGGCGCCCTTTCATTATCAAAGTGCGGAAAGTCATCAAAAGAAGAAGCTGACCGGCGCGGAACCGTGGCGGTTTCACGTTTTGGATGGGGAAAGTTGTCGGCAATTGCTGAAAAGCCTGAAGAAGGAGGAGCCCATGAAAGCCAGCGATGGAATCAAACAAATGCTGGCCGCGGCTGATGCCCTGATTTTAGCAACCTGGCTTCCCGAGCGCTCAAGATCTCTGTCCAGAAAATTTCATCCCAACGTGAAAAATATGGAACACATTGCAGCCACCGGAGCGGCCATTCAAAACCTGCTGCTGGCAGCCACGGCTAAAGGGGTTATCAATTATTGGTCGTCGGGAGGATGCTTGCGAAAACCCAAAGTGTTGGAGTTTTTAGGAATCCCCAGGCAGGAAATTCTGCTGGGCGCCGTCTTTCTATTTCCGGACGAATACCCCGATTCCGTTCAAACCAAACCCGGCAAAAACGCAGAAGCCAGAGGAAACCTGACAGACTATATGGAGTGGGTTGAGCTGTAG
- a CDS encoding glycerol-3-phosphate dehydrogenase/oxidase produces MNRADFLDEIKNYNDFWDIVVIGGGATGLGCAVDAASRGYKTLLLEMHDFAKGTSSRSTKLVHGGVRYLQQGDVSLVIEALHERGLLIQNAPHLVSHQSFIVPSYEWWNGPFYGVGLKVYDALAGKLGIKKSENLSKEKTLEKIPTLEPKDLRGGVMYYDGQFDDSRLSINLAQTIADEGGYPLNYMKVTGLKKNGKGFIEGLQARDMLNGEDHEINARVVINATGIFSDHIMKMDDQNHENIIQCAQGIHLVLDKDFLPGESAIMVPHTDDGRVLFAVPWHNKVIVGTTDTPIKKPSLEPVALEEEIEFILRHAAQYLTKNPSRKDVKSVFAGLRPLVKPPDVKKTSEISRSHHLQVSESGLVTIAGGKWTTYRKMAEDTIDRAALVAGLEVKECPTKDLRIHGWLKNVDRKDHLFVYGSDKVALQKLIDENEELGEQLHPDLPYIKAEVIWAVRNELAQTIEDVLSRRTRALLLDAKASVEMSPEVGRLLAQEFGKDKSWVEQEVKEYKQVAKNYILE; encoded by the coding sequence ATGAACAGAGCAGATTTCCTTGATGAGATAAAAAACTACAACGACTTTTGGGATATAGTGGTGATCGGTGGCGGGGCTACCGGATTGGGATGTGCCGTTGATGCGGCTTCCCGTGGGTATAAAACGCTGCTTCTTGAAATGCATGACTTTGCAAAAGGCACATCCAGCCGCAGCACCAAGCTGGTACATGGCGGCGTGCGTTATTTGCAACAAGGAGATGTTTCGCTGGTAATTGAAGCCCTGCACGAACGCGGATTGCTCATTCAGAATGCCCCGCACCTGGTTAGTCATCAGTCGTTTATCGTGCCGAGTTATGAATGGTGGAACGGCCCGTTTTATGGAGTTGGGTTGAAAGTATATGATGCGCTGGCAGGAAAGCTTGGGATCAAGAAATCTGAAAACCTTTCCAAAGAAAAAACCCTGGAAAAAATCCCCACGCTGGAGCCTAAAGATTTGCGCGGAGGGGTGATGTATTATGACGGCCAGTTTGATGACTCCCGCCTTTCCATAAATCTCGCTCAAACCATAGCCGATGAAGGAGGCTATCCACTGAACTACATGAAAGTGACGGGACTAAAGAAAAATGGGAAAGGTTTTATAGAAGGACTCCAGGCCCGGGATATGCTGAATGGGGAAGATCATGAAATTAATGCCCGGGTGGTGATCAATGCTACGGGCATTTTCTCCGATCATATTATGAAAATGGATGATCAGAACCATGAAAACATAATCCAGTGTGCCCAGGGAATTCATCTGGTGCTGGATAAAGATTTTCTGCCGGGCGAGTCGGCCATTATGGTTCCCCATACCGATGACGGACGTGTACTTTTTGCCGTTCCGTGGCATAATAAAGTGATCGTAGGAACTACCGACACCCCAATTAAAAAACCCTCGCTGGAACCGGTGGCACTCGAAGAGGAAATTGAATTTATATTACGACATGCTGCCCAGTATCTCACCAAAAACCCTTCCCGTAAAGATGTGAAAAGTGTGTTTGCAGGTTTGCGTCCACTGGTAAAACCACCGGATGTGAAAAAGACCTCTGAAATATCCAGAAGCCATCACCTGCAGGTATCTGAATCGGGCCTGGTAACTATAGCAGGTGGAAAGTGGACGACCTATCGCAAGATGGCGGAGGACACCATCGACCGGGCAGCGTTGGTAGCCGGATTGGAGGTAAAAGAGTGCCCAACTAAAGACCTTCGAATTCACGGCTGGCTGAAGAATGTGGATCGCAAGGATCATCTGTTTGTATATGGATCGGATAAGGTAGCCTTGCAAAAACTGATAGACGAAAATGAGGAACTGGGTGAACAACTTCACCCCGATCTCCCCTACATAAAAGCAGAGGTGATTTGGGCGGTGCGGAACGAGCTGGCCCAAACCATCGAAGATGTACTTTCACGACGGACAAGAGCTCTGCTGCTGGATGCCAAAGCCAGTGTGGAAATGTCCCCTGAAGTAGGCCGGCTGTTGGCGCAGGAATTCGGCAAAGATAAAAGCTGGGTGGAACAGGAAGTGAAGGAATACAAACAGGTGGCGAAAAATTATATCTTGGAATGA
- a CDS encoding universal stress protein, whose product MGNAKKWVIATNGTKYASAAVKYAAELFRDLRTEPEVYILVVAIDDDSLTEAKAILEMAKYTFEDIAGKEGPLTPFVETGEPGKVIVEQMNKLKADHLFIGGADFKWDINDEGPGGISNYIIEHISGGVTLIK is encoded by the coding sequence ATGGGAAATGCAAAAAAGTGGGTAATAGCTACCAACGGTACAAAATACGCCAGTGCAGCGGTTAAATATGCAGCTGAGCTTTTTCGGGATTTACGAACCGAACCGGAAGTCTATATTCTGGTAGTTGCCATCGATGATGATTCACTAACCGAGGCGAAGGCTATTCTGGAAATGGCTAAATACACCTTCGAAGACATCGCTGGAAAGGAAGGCCCGCTGACTCCCTTTGTGGAAACAGGCGAACCGGGGAAAGTGATTGTTGAGCAAATGAATAAGCTGAAAGCCGATCACCTTTTTATAGGCGGGGCCGATTTTAAGTGGGATATTAACGATGAAGGCCCGGGCGGAATCAGTAATTATATCATTGAGCATATATCCGGCGGGGTTACGCTGATAAAGTAG
- a CDS encoding type II toxin-antitoxin system RelE/ParE family toxin, whose product MARIIWTEPALNELDEIADYISLDNPAAAKKLVRSAFEKIERLAPHPKSGKLVEDIDNSIYREVVLSPCRIFYREENEIVYIVHVIREEQFLHIDLLKSR is encoded by the coding sequence ATGGCTCGAATAATTTGGACTGAACCGGCTCTCAATGAGTTAGACGAAATAGCTGACTACATTTCTTTAGATAATCCAGCAGCAGCAAAGAAGTTAGTTCGATCTGCATTCGAAAAAATAGAGCGCCTGGCTCCTCATCCTAAAAGTGGTAAGCTTGTTGAAGATATTGATAACTCTATATATAGAGAAGTAGTATTATCTCCTTGCCGAATATTTTATCGGGAGGAGAATGAGATTGTATATATAGTTCATGTAATCCGTGAAGAACAATTTCTGCATATAGATCTACTTAAATCGCGGTAG
- a CDS encoding DUF2442 domain-containing protein, with protein sequence MNTLVKNKPTRATEIWFDDSKLYALLEDGREIAVPLEWYPKLRDAKKEDLNEWRFIGGGVGIHWEELDEDLSIEGFLH encoded by the coding sequence ATGAATACTTTAGTAAAAAATAAACCTACCAGGGCAACGGAAATTTGGTTCGATGATAGCAAGCTGTATGCGCTTCTTGAAGATGGAAGAGAGATTGCCGTGCCCTTAGAATGGTATCCAAAATTAAGAGATGCGAAAAAAGAGGATCTGAATGAATGGCGTTTTATAGGCGGCGGGGTTGGCATCCATTGGGAAGAGCTTGACGAGGATTTATCAATTGAAGGTTTTCTGCATTAA
- a CDS encoding GNAT family N-acetyltransferase, with protein MIIRDIQPEEFEALGNIMVDVYSRLGGFPSPEEQPKYYEMLQNIGQLTKKPDTRVLVALSEEDEILGGVVYFSDMKQYGSGGTATKEQGASGIRLLAVSPDARKQGIGKALTFHCIDLAQQSNNNQIILHTTKSMQVAWKMYEKLGFERSEDLDFKQADLPVYGFRLYL; from the coding sequence ATGATCATTCGAGACATACAGCCTGAAGAATTTGAAGCCCTTGGTAACATTATGGTTGATGTTTATTCCAGGCTCGGCGGTTTCCCGAGCCCTGAAGAACAGCCCAAATATTATGAGATGCTGCAAAACATTGGTCAACTCACGAAAAAACCAGATACCAGGGTGCTTGTCGCCTTATCAGAAGAGGATGAAATTTTAGGTGGTGTGGTCTATTTCTCTGATATGAAACAATATGGATCAGGTGGAACGGCTACCAAAGAACAAGGAGCTTCCGGCATCCGGTTATTAGCGGTTAGCCCTGATGCCAGAAAACAAGGCATTGGCAAAGCCTTAACGTTCCATTGTATTGACCTCGCTCAACAATCAAATAATAATCAGATCATTTTACATACAACCAAGTCTATGCAGGTTGCCTGGAAAATGTATGAAAAATTAGGGTTTGAACGGTCTGAAGATCTTGATTTCAAACAAGCCGACCTGCCGGTTTATGGGTTCAGGTTATATCTCTGA
- a CDS encoding DUF4160 domain-containing protein, with the protein MPTVLRIDGYRFFFFSNEGNEPVHVHIESGDGYCKFWINPVSIAYSTGYHSAELNKIRKLVEEHREHLEEAWNEYFSKK; encoded by the coding sequence ATGCCAACGGTTTTAAGAATAGACGGATACAGGTTCTTTTTCTTTAGCAACGAAGGAAATGAACCCGTTCATGTTCATATTGAGAGTGGTGATGGATACTGTAAGTTTTGGATTAACCCTGTTTCCATTGCATATTCTACTGGTTATCACTCTGCTGAGTTAAATAAGATCAGGAAACTTGTTGAGGAACATAGAGAACATCTCGAGGAGGCATGGAATGAATACTTTAGTAAAAAATAA